From Xyrauchen texanus isolate HMW12.3.18 chromosome 15, RBS_HiC_50CHRs, whole genome shotgun sequence:
ttatttagagtctgtgattatctttcaatcgagtccacacacaagataatcagatgtatagatcattagataatccacatgaagcacaatgttacatatgaccaccaggagatggcgccaaatacacgacacagactcaatgatgactcaaatgacacaaaaTGAAACTGTTTGATCTCACCGCTGCAGGTTGTCAGGGGTCCGCATGTTTTCTTGATAGAGCGTTGGCTGTTCCAACAGGGTGCCTACAAATTAAACCACGATAAGACTTTGTTGAGGAACAAAAACAATGAAACCAAAGCACCTATATGTACACTATGAGGTTTACAGCCAACTGAACTGATGCCACACGTGATGCCAGTCACTGACTGTGTAAATGAGCGTGTTACCTATAACCCAGGGCTTCTCTTGACCCGGTCCGGCTCTGCAGGGGTCTCTGTAGTCTTCAAACAGACCATGTCTTTGCTCCAGATTGTCATCTACACATGCACAATGATATATTCCCacatatttgatttattatttgtattctaACTGTAAAAGTGTACGTCGTGCATATGTTCAACACATACCAGGGGAGGAGTTGTCGAAGTTCAAGTCTCCACACAGCACATCAAACACCACCATTTCATCGGCTTCCTTGGTCCCTGCTTGAAACTCATTGATCCATTTAGTCAACATGTTGAGCTGCTCAAAGCGTATCGCTCCATGTCCTGTTTACAACCAAACAAACACCAGCAATGGCTTGATATTCCTCATTTTATACACAGGTTTAAATGCTTCAAGCTGTAAATTGTTCCAAATTCGCAGATATTAAAAATACCCAGCTAGGGATGGGACTCGTAAGTAATTTAACGATTCTGATTCTTTGACGGTTCCATTAACGTTCCTTACTTTTGAGGTagaaagaaccggctcataagagtcatttattcggGAAGCGGTCTACTCTAGTCgagctgtgtgtttcacgctgtagaatcaaaagaatcggctcataagagtcatttattcggGAAGCAGTCTACGCTAGTCGTGCTgggtgtttcacgctgtagaatcaaaagaatcgcctcataagagtcatttattcggGAAGCGGTCTACGCTAGTcgtgctgtgtgtttcacgctgtagaataaaaagaatcgcctcataagagtcatttattcggGAAGCGGTCTACTCTAGTCgagctgtgtgtttcacgctgtggAATCAAAAGAATcgcctcataagagtcatttattcggGAAGCGGTCTACTCTAGTCgagctgtgtgtttcacgctgtggAATCAAAAGAATcgcctcataagagtcatttattcggGAAGCGGTCTACTCTAGTCgagctgtgtgtttcacgctgtggAATCAAAAGAATcgcctcataagagtcatttattcggGAAGCGGTCTACGCTAGTCgagctgtgtgtttcacgctgtagaatCAAATGaatcgactcataagagtcatttattcgaGAAGCGTTCTACGCTAGTCGTGCTGTGTGTTTCGCGCTGTAGAATCAAAACAATcgcctcataagagtcatttattcggGAAGCGGTCTACGATAGTCGTGCTGTGTGTTTCGCGCTGTAgaatcaaaagaatcggctcataagagtcatttattcggGAAGCGGTCTACGCTAgtcacgctgtgtgtttcgcgctgtagaatcaaaagaatcgccttataagagtcatttattcggGAAGCGGTCTACGCTAGTCGTGCTGTGCGTTTCGCGCTGTAGAATCAAAAGAATCGccttataagagtcatttattcggGAAGCGGTCTACGCTAGTCGTGCTGTGCGTTTCGCGCTGTAGAATCAAAAGAATcgcctcataagagtcatttattcggGAAGCGGTCTACGCTAGTCATGCTGTGCGTTTCACGCTGTAGAatcaaaagaatcgactcataagagtcatttattcggGAAGCGGTCTACACTagtcacgctgtgtgtttcacgctgtagaatcaaaagaatcgactcataagagtcatttattcggGAAGAGGTCTACACTAGTCGAGCTGTGTGTTCACGCTGTAGAATCAAAAGAATcgcctcataagagtcatttattcggGAAGCGGTCTATACTagtcacgctgtgtgtttcacgctcTAGAATCAAAAGAATCGCCTCATGAGAGTAATTTATTCGGGAATCGAGCTACGCTAGTcgtgctgtgtgtttcacgcttTAGAATCAAAAGAATCGCCTCATCAGAGTCATTTATTCGGGAAGCGGTCTACACTAgtcacgctgtgtgtttcgcGCTTTAGAatcaaaagaatcgactcataagagtaatttattCGGGAAGCGGTCTACGCTAGTcgtgctgtgtgtttcacgctgtagaatcaaaagaatcgactcataagagtcatttattcggGAAGCGGTCTACGCTAGTCgagctgtgtgtttcacgctgtagaatcaaaagaatcgactcataaGTGTCATTTATTCGGGAAGCGGTCTACGCTAGTCgagctgtgtgtttcacgctgtagaatcaaaagaatcgcctcataagagtcatttatccGGGAAGCGGTCTACGCTAGTCgagctgtgtgtttcacgctgtagaatcaaaagaatcgcctcataagagtcatttattcggGAAGCGGTCTACGCTAGTcgtgctgtgtgtttcacgctcTAGAATCAAAAGAATCGGCTTATAAGAGTAATTTATTCGGGAAGCGGTCTACGCTAGTCGTGCTGTGTGTTTCGCGCTCTAGAATCAAAACAATcgcctcataagagtcatttattcggGAAGCGGTCTACGCTAGTCGAGCTgggtgtttcacgctgtagaatcaaaagaatcggctcataagagtcatttattcggGAAACGGTCTACGCTAGTCGtgctgtgtttcacgctgtagaatcaaaagaatcggctcgtaagagtcatttattcAGAAAGCGGTCTACGCTAGTcgtgctgtgtgtttcacgctgtagaatcaaaagaatcgcctcataagagtcatttatcaGGGAAGCGGTCTACACTAGTCgagctgtgtgtttcacgctgtagaatcaaaagaatcgcctcataagagtcatttatcaGGGAAGCGGTCTACGCTAGTCGTGCTGTGTGTTTCGCACTGTAgaatcaaaagaatcggctcataagagtcatttattcggGAAGCGGTCTACACTAGTcgtgctgtgtgtttcacgctgtagaatCAACAAAAATCATTTACTGTGACTATAATTCAAAATCTAGTCACCATTGGCGACAGTCAGGTTGTGTGCGTGTTCATATGcagtttcgtcagatatcatcttgtaaGTTATTGATTACCTCTATAGCGAGCGCAATATTGTGTCTCATGACACATTCTATTGTGACGAGCTTGCTGCACCACACGCAACAACAAATCCAGCACAAAAGAGTCGTGACCAAATTACTCTTTTGCACCAGATCATTTTCATGACTCAAccgagggtttgaactcaggagctcaggttagcagtttgaatcagattcactttttCAGCGAATCAGCCGTAACTGAGTTCACAACAGGGAGTgcagatatttcaaaataagagtcccatgtgtattttcgggcttctttataattaaaaatccAGTATTGTGTACCATCTATTTTTTTCATCTGGTAATGATTGATTGGGATTGgtgtagcacaataaactgcatctgggattacATTCAATTTGCACCCTCTGTATCTGGGCCAAGAGAgctaaagaaaaatatatatatatatatatatatatatatatataaagatccaGCTTTTGATACTTAGAACAATTGATGAACTTGTTCACAACTATTatacaaggtgcaaacattcattgatgctcaagaagacaacccactactatatgcataatttatgcaattatctgtaatgtagattgtgaagagcagtactaaactAGATAGGTagatttcctgaagaaaatgtgagaggTGCTTGCTTGGAataactcgtcaaatagcattttataacttgttgctaagcactaaaataatggtaatagaatgttgctagcatgtgtttttcatgatggtagcatgtaggtgttatgtttgtgttaacatgatgctagcatgtttttatcatgttttagcacttcgctaggtgttgctagcatgtgttagcatgatgctagcacgtttttagcatgttttaacactttgctaggcgatgctaacatttgttagcatgatgctagcacgtttttagcatgttttaacacttcgctaggtgatgctagcatgtgttagcatgatgctagcacgtttaaagcatgttttatcacttcgctaggtgatgctagcatgtgttagcatgttgctagcacatttttagcatgttttagtatttcgctaggcgatgctagcatgtgttaatatGATGCTagtacatttttaacatgttttaacactttgctaggcaatgctaacatttGTTAGCATGAcgctaacacattttagcatgttttatcactttgctaggtgatgctagcatgtgttagcatgttgctagcacgtttttagcactttgctaggcgatgctagcatgttttagcatgatgctagcacgtatTTTGCATGTTTTAGGGGTCAGGggtctgtgacaaaagctgcgggaggaGTAGCGCACcaaactttgtgtggaataataataataataaaaagaagaataatgagtatgcaagagaacaatagtgatgccttggcaagcaccactaataaaataaaataaaataaaaatgttttattagaaCCGGTTTTTCGGTTCCCAACCCTACCTTcagcaaacaaaaaataacatCTCTTTACATTGAGATTACGCCTAAATCAATGATAATTGAATtacaacaaatgacaataaagcaataagccatttTTTAGGCGTGTTTTTTCAACTCAACACAAAGCTTAAAAACTCCCTTGTAGACTTTTGTATTGCTTTATAAAACAGCAGCAACGGCAAttaaagacaccaatgttcaataaatagtaacacttattattattattataaataataagatTCTTTCACCAAGTAATACAATGCATTGGTGTCTGAAGgctgtttatggttgccaagcaacGTAGCAACTTggcgcattaatatagaatgtccAGTGAGAAATTTTAATATATTCGGAATTTTACCCCAACATTGatcgtggctcatccaatcagaattgagttgaaactatctgttttatgatataacttaaagggacagttcacaaaaaaattatcattttgtcatcatttacccaccctcatgtcatctacccacaaaactttctttcttccatagaacacaaaaagagatgttagtaTATGGGTTTAGGACAAATGAgggcagggacggattaccgactgaTACAATGGGGCCAGTGCCAAGGGGCTACCAGGGGTTGCCCTAGGCATTAATGCTCCGTGATGTAATAtgttgacccccccccccccccccaaccactcaacaacttttggatggagggggcccttggagataattggccccagggcctttccAAGTCATAATCAGTCTTTGAATTAGGCGGAGTTCATGGTGACAGATttcccatttttgggtgaactatccctttaaatgcactTTAACAATAACAACACACTTGCCTTTAGGAGCATGTAGGTGAGTGCAGTTAAAATATCCAACCATTTTCTTGTCTCCTTTCTGCAACCCTATTTCCACCTTAAGAGAAAGATGTTTTAACAAGTTTAAGGCACACTTTTGAGTTGAGTTTCCTTATTTAAGCATTTGAATAACTTTAAATGAGGATGTAGCACCTTTAGAGAGAGCAGGCCTTTGGCGGCCAGTGCATCTTCTCCGCAGCCGTTGGGAAAGCAGTTGTACCGGGCCTCAATCACGGGAAAGCGACTGGCCACAAATAATCCGCTGTTGAAGAACTTGAAAGAGGAGCAGGCTCCAGGCGGCTGGAACGCATAAACACCGACATCATAGATCACATGACCATAGAGCGGTCCGAGGGCCCGCATGAGTTTGAAAGCAGCTCTCTTATCGAAAACTTCCTCCAGGCACACTATATCTACGGTGGATGGGAACAAAGCGGACACTTCCATCGGGACGTCGCTGTCTCGGAACAGCGTCCGTAATGCCCGAGGAGGGTGTCGGTGCACTTGGCTGCCGTGCTGGTTGGAGTTTTGGTTGCAGTTTGGTTTTGGACCATCTGGTTCTTCGGAAGATGCAACGGAATTCCTCGAGGAACTGTTTGGAATATTCCCGTCTGGTTCAGCGCCCTCCATCGGTCCTGCCGCGGGGTCTACTGATCCATACGTGGATGGGGCGGCCTGTGGAAGCAGACTGCTGGACGGCGTCACCGTGCCGCAACTACTAGGAGAATCCACGAAAATACGGATGTGAGGGCGAGTCACGCCCTGGACAATGTTTTGCCCGATGGTTTCGGCACGTTGCTGCGTGTGTCTGAGATTGTTGACGCGCGCTAGACCGTCAGGCAGCAGGCACAGGTTGGCCGATACGAATCCGAAACTGACTTTATCCGTCTCCTCCCACCGGGCATTCCGGTCCTCCATGGGGATAATCGGTACCTGTTGGTGGTACGAGAACGGCCTGCGGACTGCTTGCAAAGGCGCCCATAGCACGAACCCCAAGAGGGCGAAGGGTGTGGAAATTAGGAACAAGATGAAAAATAGGATGGAGCCAAAGATGACCTGAAGAGGAAGGAGCTCCACGCGCCTCTGCTCGCGCTCCAGACTGGTGAAGATGCAGTTGGCGATGAGGCGGTCCAGGAACCAGAAACACGGGAAGATGAGACCCCATCCTACAGCATGGAGAGCTTCCAAAACACCATTGGAGAAAGGAGACTCTCTCAAAGACATGCCTCAGCGCGGACTCCACAGCAAGATGTCTTTTCATCTCAAATCTTCCACATGTGCCCTTGAATTCTGTAGAAAATGAGAAGTCAAGTGAACAAAAAGAGAGAGAACTTTGTAACCAATTACTGGATGAAAACACGTTTAATAGACGGACGTGTGTCCAGACCTCACAGCCCCTTCAACAGGAGAAACATGCTCTTCATAACCTTTAGCCAGAGTTTATTTCCACATCTCTGCATGTTTACAGGATTAGCTCACCGGCCCCAGACAAAAAACAAACCATTGGTCATTATTGACTCACccttcatgtagttccaaacctgtttgactttctttcatccgtgAACCACAAAAGGatcatttttaaagaataattgtgaacgcacttaactgcataaagagatataggatgctcccttgctccctatttagtgcatgacttaacctccagtgtgctgtctgtctgcactggtctcagaacagttataggagagatataggatgctcccttgctccctatttagtgcatgacttaacctccagtgtgctgtctgtctgcactggtctcagaacagttataggagagatataggatgctcccttgctccctatttagtgcatgacttaacctccagtgtgctgtctgtctgcactggtctcagaacagttagaaatgcagcttattttcatcataactccatataaagcctctgaaagacacatttctcAGTTTTTGGATGAACTCATTTATTGTCAATATGAtgacatgttttttcaacttttgagggaacaatgtcccaaaatccacgtatgtggacatcgTGTTTATCAGCACACCGATGCATGAAAAATGAACGGATTTTTAAAAGCGATATTtcaaatatcaaatgaaactagagactctcctctttacaaacaaaaacatttcaatgaCAAAACTGaaagagatttcttaccagaggcacttttgttggcgctgcaccCTTAGAAGCGCTTCACGGCAATCAacgtcatgctgttgtgtcacgtgactcggtgcgccagaagtttaacccttaaatgacagtcttgagtcttgtaaacagttttcagtccgtttaaatgaatttaaattatgtgttgcgtatagcaaagccaaaatacaacgtccacgtgGACGCGTGAGgttaaagcactataaaagtagcccatatgaTTGgagcgctatattccaagtcttctgaagacattcgaTAGCATTGTTGAGACACAGACCGAAACTGAACTTATTATTaattctcaaatcaaatcacgtCAATAGCAACAAACGTAATTGATTTTCTGTCTCATGACCAAACGTCGAATTGTTTCAGCTACATAatgagatgcatttttttttacacaaagctAATTTGTTAGTTCAGAAGACTTCATATATAGCGCACACGCCATATTATAGACACCACCGGTaccttttatgtcctttttggagtttggcagctgtggtcactatgaaTTGTAATGCATGGAAAACGgctgcatgaagattcttcaaattTTCTCCTGTTGGGTttcaagaaagtaagtcatacacatttggaatgacatgaggatgaataaataatgactttggtgtgaactattcctttaagtacactAAAGCATGCATTCGGCAACatatataaacaatttaaatattgacaAGGAATGAGAACTTTGGTAAAAATGTGCCAAATGTACTATGCAATATTTTGCAATTTTGCACGTGTGTCAGTGTTCTGGTTGTCAATAAAACCTCAAATAATGGTGCATTCTCCAACAGATGACTCGAGATTACAGTGTTTTACAGTAGAGACAGTACTGCGAGGATGATGAGGATTATAATGATGGCAGGACGGAAATACAACGGTCACAAATAATCCAGACCTCACCATCTGTATGGTAACAAATGCATGCAATAAAATGACACCAGATTAATGCAAAATATCACCGCGCGCATGTAATCggcttaatacatttacatttatcgaTCGACCACTTAAAGAGCATTAAATAGATTTTACAATAGTAATGAT
This genomic window contains:
- the smpd5 gene encoding sphingomyelin phosphodiesterase 5, with product MSLRESPFSNGVLEALHAVGWGLIFPCFWFLDRLIANCIFTSLEREQRRVELLPLQVIFGSILFFILFLISTPFALLGFVLWAPLQAVRRPFSYHQQVPIIPMEDRNARWEETDKVSFGFVSANLCLLPDGLARVNNLRHTQQRAETIGQNIVQGVTRPHIRIFVDSPSSCGTVTPSSSLLPQAAPSTYGSVDPAAGPMEGAEPDGNIPNSSSRNSVASSEEPDGPKPNCNQNSNQHGSQVHRHPPRALRTLFRDSDVPMEVSALFPSTVDIVCLEEVFDKRAAFKLMRALGPLYGHVIYDVGVYAFQPPGACSSFKFFNSGLFVASRFPVIEARYNCFPNGCGEDALAAKGLLSLKVEIGLQKGDKKMVGYFNCTHLHAPKGHGAIRFEQLNMLTKWINEFQAGTKEADEMVVFDVLCGDLNFDNSSPDDNLEQRHGLFEDYRDPCRAGPGQEKPWVIGTLLEQPTLYQENMRTPDNLQRTLEREELRRGYLSSPVPMTGVPMIYPKPDQPWVGRRIDYLLYRENSISSLCKTEVEEFTYVTQLAGLTDHIPVGFRLGVKLGSEDI